In Paludibaculum fermentans, the genomic stretch AGCGACTCCTACAGCGACCGATTCGCTCCGATCGTGGATTCGATGACCGCTGAGTTGATCCAGTCGACGGTGCTGTCGGCCGGCAAACCTGCAGGCAGGTTTACGCCAGCCCTTGGCGCCGGGCTCCATATACCTCCGGCCGAGCTGGCTTTCGCCGGACTGGCGAACTAGCGGGGACCGGGCGGCGGGCACTGGGGCGGATTTCCTGCTCCGCCCGCAGTTTGACTGACTCCGCGCTAAAACGCCCCCCACTGGGTCTCGTCGAAGCCGAAGAGGATCCTGCCATCCCTGACGAGCAGGGGGCGTTTGATCAGGTTCGGATTGGCCGACATCAGGCGAATCGCCTCGGCCCGGGGGGGCGGGTTGGTTTTCATGTTCATCTCGCGATAGAGCTCGTTGCGAGTGTTGAGGAACGGGAGGTGGTCGGCTTTGCCGATCAACTTGTCGAGCTCAGCTTCACTCAGGCCTTTGTTCAGATCGATGGTCTCGGGCTCGATCCTGCGTTCGGTCAGGAAACTCCTGGCCTTGCGGCAGGTGGTTCAAGTGGGTTTCGTATAGAACTTCAGCGCCATGCGGGATGGGTTCCTTTCGTGAATGGACCTGGCTAGTAGCGGGCCACGCCCGGGTCGATCTGCGCGCTCCAGGCGTCAATGCCGCCCGTCATCGACGTGCAATTCTCCACACCCTGACGGCGGAGCCAGTTGACGACGTTCAGACTGCGAACGCCATGGTGGCAGAACACGATGACTACCTTTTCGTCGGCGAGTTCCTCCAGGTGCTGCAGCTGCTGGGGCACCGTGTTCATGGGGATCAGTTCCGCGTCATCGATAGCGCAGAGCAGGTGCTCGTTTGGTTCGCGCACATCGATGAGAACAGCCTCCCCGGCGTCCAGCTTCGATTTTGCTTCAGCGGGCGTCAACTCGTAGGACAGTTCGGCCATAGCCAATCCTTTCGCAGTCTGAGCGGGGTTTCGGATCTCACAATCATACTCATCCAGGCGGCGGAGTGGTACACGATTTCGGGGATATCCAATCTGGGGGATTTGGCGTAGAATCGACCTATGAAGGCCACACCTGCCAGCGTCCGGCCCTCTCTCTTCGCCAGCGACTAATGGCGGCCCGGGCCTTGCGCCCCGTGTAGCCCCTCGTCCCATCACTCCAGCTCCGAACAATTTGAGGAGGTCGTCATGCAGCTCGCTGAGCGGCAGGATTTGCCCATGCTTCGCACGCCCCTGCCTGGCCCGAAGGCCCGGGCGGTGGTTGAGCGTGACCAGAAAGTGCTTTCTCCTTCCTATACGCGCAGCTATCCGCTGGTGATTGCGCGAGGAGAGGGGGCGATTGTCGAGGATGTCGACGGCAACCGGTTCCTGGATATGAACGCCGGCATTGCCGTCGTGGCGACCGGGCATTCGCACCCGAAGGTAGTCGCCGCGGTGCGCGCGCAGGCTGAGAAGTTCCTGCACATGTCGGGCACGGACTTCTACTACGAAAACATGGTGGAGCTGGCGGAAAAGCTGGCGGCGCTGGCTCCGGGGCCGGATCCGAAGAGGGTGTACTTCGGCAATTCGGGCGCGGAGGCGATTGAAGCCGCTCTCAAGATGGCGCGCTACCACACGGGCCGCGACAAGTTCGTGGCGTTCCTGGGGGGCTTCCATGGGCGGACGATTGGCGCACTTTCGTTGACGGGGTCAAAGAGCGTCCAGAAGAAGGGGTTTGCTCCGCTGTTGGGCGGAGTGACGCACATCCCTTACGCCTATTGCTACCGCTGCGCCTACGGTAAGCAGCCCGACACCTGCGCGGTGGAGTGCGTGCAAGTGCTGGAGAAGCAACTGTTCCCGACGATCCTGCCGGCGGAGGAAGTAGCGGCGGTGTTCGTCGAGCCGGTGCAGGGCGAGGGCGGCTATGTGGTGCCGCCCAGGAAGTTCTTCGACGAACTGCGCGCGGTATGCGACCGGCACGGCATCCTGCTGGTGGCTGACGAGGTGCAGTGCGGCATGGGACGCACCGGGAAGCTGTTTGCCAGCGAACACTTCGGGCTGGAGCCGGACATCGTGGCGCTGGCCAAGGGGATCGCCAGCGGGCTGCCGCTGAGCGCGACGGTAGCCAAGGCGCAATACATGCAGTGGAAGCCGGGCGCGCATGCGTCGACGTTTGGCGGCAATCCGGTGAGCGTGGCGGCGTCGCTGGCCACGATTGAGCTGCTGGAGCAGGAGCTGATCGAAAACTCGGCTGGAATCGGGGCACATATGCGGCAGCGGATGGATACGTGGGTGAGCCGGTATCCGGTGATCGGGGATGTGCGCGGCCTGGGGCTGATGTTGGCGTTTGAGGTGGTGAAGGACCAGGGCAACAAGGAGCGGGCGCCTGAGCTGCGGAACCGGATCGAGCAACTGGCGTTCGAGCGGGGCGTCCTGGTGCTGGGGGCGGGGCAGAATTCGATCCGCCTGTCGCCTCCCCTGGTGCTGACCAAGGAGCAGGCCGACTACGCCCTGGACGTGCTGGAAGAGTGCATCCAGGCGGTTTGCGGCTAGACTATTGAGGTGACTCGACCGCTGATTCTGGACGTCGGCTGCGGCATCAACAAGTTGCCTGGCTCGCTTGGGATAGACCGCAATGCGCGCAGCCGCGCCGACGTTCTGTGCGACCTGGATCACTTTCCGTACCCGTTCAAAGACAGCTCATTCGACGGGCTGCAAGCCATTCATGTCATTGAACATGTCAGCGATGTGCTGAAGACGATGGAGGAGTTTCACCGGCTGGTGCGCGCCGGCGGGCGGGTGTTCCTGGCGACCCCGCACTATACGGATTTCTCCTCGTTCTGCGATCCGACCCACAAGTGGCACCTGAACTCCTTCTCATTCCGGTACTTCGGGGATGACAACGCCGGCTATGGCTACTATTCCACCGCGCGATTTCGTGAGAAGAAAGTGCGCGTGAAGCTACTTGCTCTGTGGAGGTATCTCGGCTTCGAGTTGCTGGTGAACGCCTTCCCGCGGTTCCGGCGCTTCTGGGAGCACTATCTGTGCTTCGTGGTGCGGGGCAAGGTGATGGAGTTCGAGTTTGAAGTCCTGAAATAGCCGCTTTGCTGTTGAGTCCGTTCTACCGGCTGTGCGACGGGTTGCGCCACCGGTGGCGCCTGCGCCATTGGAAGCCGGAACTGGCGTGGGGGCGGCGGGCCGAGGACTTGGCCCACAGGTATTTGCAGGCAAAGGGTTTCCAGGTGGTGGAGCGCAACTGGGTGGACCCGGCGCGGCGCGGGGAAGTGGACATCCTGGCCTGGGATGGAGACCGCCTCGTGTTCGTCGAAGTGAAGTCCAGGCGGAATGCCGATTTTGGCGATCCGGAGCGGGCGATTGGCGAAGAAAAGATAAAGAGGCTGCGCCGCGCGGCATGGTTTCTGCTGCGGCGCTGGCGGATCCCGGAGGAGAAGGCCCGATTCGACCTGGTAACGGTGCTTTTCGAGCCATTCGAGATCCGGCACATTCCCGACTCGTGGTCCCTCCACCGCTCAAATTCGGTATTCTGATAGCTCAGTCTGTTGAAGAACTGGTTTCACTGAGTTGCCTGACCTCCGCAAAGACCCGATCACCGGCCGCTGGGTGATCATCGCCACCGACCGCGCCCGCCGTCCCACGGATTTCACCAGGGAGCGGGTGGTCCCACAAGGTGGCCGCCACTGCCCCTTCTGCCCCGGGCATGAGAAGAACACTCCGCCCGAAATCATGGCGTACCGCGGATCCGGCGGGCCGAACGAGCCGGGCTGGTCGTTGCGCGTGGTGCCGAACAAGTTTCCGGCCCTACGGGTGGAAGGTGACCTGGACAAGCAGGGGCAGGGGCTGTACGACCGGATGAATGGGGTGGGCGCGCATGAGGTGATCATCGAGTCGCCGGATCACATGACGTCGCTGGCGGAGATGCCGGAGAAGCAGGTCGCGGACCTGTTCTTTGCTTTCCGGGACCGGATCGTGGATTTGCAGAAGGACCCGCGGCTGCGTTATGTGATGGCATTCAAGAATCACGGAGCGGCGGCCGGGGCTTCGCTGGAGCATCCGCATTCCCAGTTGATTGCGCTGCCGGTAGTGCCGAACCGGGTGCAGGAGGAATTGGACGGGTCGCTGCGGTACTTCCAGTTCCGCGAGCGGTGCATCTTCTGCGACATCATGCAGCAGGAGTTGCAGACGCAGGAGCGGATCGTCTTCGAGACGGATCATTTCCTGGTGCTGGCTCCGTATGCGGCGCGGTTTCCGTTCGAGCTGTGGATTGTGCCCAGGAAGCACAATTCGCGGTATGCGACGACCGAGGCTCCGGTGATCCACAACCTGGGCTGGGTGATGCGGACGGTGTTGCGGAAGCTGGACAAGGCGCTGGAGCAGCCGCCGTACAACGCGATTATCCACACGGCTCCGCTGCAGGTGGGTCCGCTGGAGCATTACCACTGGCATGTGGAGATCATCCCGAAACTGACGAAGCTGGCTGGTTTCGAGTGGGGGACGGGGTTTTACATCAATCCGACTCCGCCGGAGGAAGCGGCGCGGTTTCTGCGGGATATTGGGCTGCCGTAGAAGGCGGTGCGAGCAGGATGCCGGGTGATCTGACTAATTCTCGCCGGAGCCAGCTGATTCCTGGGTTGGGACGGGCACGTCTTCCGGGGTTTCGCGCTGAGTGACCGCTTGTCGGATTCTCCAATATTCCAGGACCGTGTCGACGTGTGCGCCAGTTTGGGCGGCGATGGTGTTCAGCATGCTGAATGCCTGTCCAGCCTGCTCTTCCAACAGGTCGTTGGTCCTACGGGCCACCTCCTGGTCCGCACTCTGATCCATCTGGGACTGAATCGGAAAGTGGATCGTCTTCAGCCGCTCCACCTCGATGCTTTCGGTGGACCATGCGCGACAAATCGCTTCGATCTCCGGGCGGAAACCCTCCGTTCCGGAGGTGCGCAGCAACCAGGCGAGGGCCGAGATTACCTTTGTCGCCGGTTCGGGATGGAGCCATCTGACATTCGCCAAACGTACGAGGATGGGCAGACTCCGATCCTCGTGGAGCAGGCTGCCATACCAGACCAGAAGCCGGAGAAAACAACTTCCAGTGGGCGTAATCTTCACTCGCTGGTCGGGAACCGTGATCCACTCGTCCAGGCGGGCGAGGAACTCTGATTCGCCAAGCAGGGCCAGCCGTTTGCGGCCCTCTTTCAGCCAGGACTTGCCTCCGGCTCCGCTCAGCCCCGTCGTGCTGTGTCGAAGCAGCCATTGCCACCGGAACGCCGTCTCGGAGGCCATGTTGTGGATGTCTGACTGCATTCGACTGGTGTAGCAATTGCGCTCAACGTTCCTCGGGTCGTGCCAAAGGATCCAGCTCAGTTTGCGCTTCACATTCTGCGCAGTCGAGGATCTTGTCGGGCGCAAGGTCTCCTTGTATGCGGCCGTGGCGTCGTACAGAGCCGTTGAATATGGTTGGTTCTTGAACGCCTGCTCAGCGAGGCGGACGGGTGGTTCCACATCGGACCCATGACCGCAATTGTGATGGGATCGGCTGAGGATCTCCACAGCCTGGGCCTGGTCCGGTTTAATCCCAGCCTCCAGTATGCTGCTGATCAGAATGCTATAGCAGGATACTTCCACTGGCCGGGAGGAGAACGAATCGCCGACCGCACTCAGCCGCCGGTATTCGTCGTAGGCATACAGCAGCAGCGGCACACGATTGCAGACACCAAGCCCCTCTGCAAATTCCTGGAATCTCTTCTTCTTTTCGCCAAGTCCCGTAGGCTTGTTGCCGATTTCCTGGAGCAGGGTGCTGAGGAAAATATTCCAGGAATTGATGTACATACCGGAATAATCGGTCGCTCCGGCCATCCCCTTGATGGTGACTGCCCAACTTTCCGTAGCCGCCGAACTCGACCGCGCACCCCGCCATCCGTTGGTCCCTTCGACGACGGAACCACCACCGGTTCTCCCTCAGGCCGCCAGCTCACACAGCCGGATATTGCTTACCCGGCGGCGCCGGCTCCGCGGTCGTCGGACAGGTTGGCCAAGGCGCAATCTGCGCCCACTACCATCTGGAGACCGCCCGAGGGGCCGATGAAGACCGTCCAGTCCCCTGTGTCCAGGCCTGCTTCCACAGATCCAGCAGCTGTTTCGCGTTGTGTCGCAGACTCGTCACACCCCCGTATCGGAGAAGGGAGGCCGAGCGCGAGACAATGAGGCAACTCGTGTGCGGCCTCATCTCCAACTAAACGAGTGGAGATCATTCCGAAACTGACGAAACTGGCTGGCTTCGAGTGGGGGACGGGGTTTTACATCAATCCGACTCCGCCGGAGGAAGCGGCGCGATTTCTGCGGGATATCGGGCTGCCGTAGGCTCCGCGGTCGCTGGTTGCGGCCGGGACGAGTTTGTTCGAAGCAGTACCGCGATTCCGGCAGCGGCTCCGATCACGAGGACACTGGCGGTCCCGAACACCAGGAACCAGTCAAGGTGAAGCCAGCTACAACTTGCATGTTGAATGCAC encodes the following:
- a CDS encoding class I SAM-dependent methyltransferase → MTRPLILDVGCGINKLPGSLGIDRNARSRADVLCDLDHFPYPFKDSSFDGLQAIHVIEHVSDVLKTMEEFHRLVRAGGRVFLATPHYTDFSSFCDPTHKWHLNSFSFRYFGDDNAGYGYYSTARFREKKVRVKLLALWRYLGFELLVNAFPRFRRFWEHYLCFVVRGKVMEFEFEVLK
- the galT gene encoding galactose-1-phosphate uridylyltransferase, with product MPDLRKDPITGRWVIIATDRARRPTDFTRERVVPQGGRHCPFCPGHEKNTPPEIMAYRGSGGPNEPGWSLRVVPNKFPALRVEGDLDKQGQGLYDRMNGVGAHEVIIESPDHMTSLAEMPEKQVADLFFAFRDRIVDLQKDPRLRYVMAFKNHGAAAGASLEHPHSQLIALPVVPNRVQEELDGSLRYFQFRERCIFCDIMQQELQTQERIVFETDHFLVLAPYAARFPFELWIVPRKHNSRYATTEAPVIHNLGWVMRTVLRKLDKALEQPPYNAIIHTAPLQVGPLEHYHWHVEIIPKLTKLAGFEWGTGFYINPTPPEEAARFLRDIGLP
- a CDS encoding YraN family protein; amino-acid sequence: MLLSPFYRLCDGLRHRWRLRHWKPELAWGRRAEDLAHRYLQAKGFQVVERNWVDPARRGEVDILAWDGDRLVFVEVKSRRNADFGDPERAIGEEKIKRLRRAAWFLLRRWRIPEEKARFDLVTVLFEPFEIRHIPDSWSLHRSNSVF
- a CDS encoding rhodanese-like domain-containing protein, giving the protein MAELSYELTPAEAKSKLDAGEAVLIDVREPNEHLLCAIDDAELIPMNTVPQQLQHLEELADEKVVIVFCHHGVRSLNVVNWLRRQGVENCTSMTGGIDAWSAQIDPGVARY
- a CDS encoding acetyl ornithine aminotransferase family protein is translated as MLRTPLPGPKARAVVERDQKVLSPSYTRSYPLVIARGEGAIVEDVDGNRFLDMNAGIAVVATGHSHPKVVAAVRAQAEKFLHMSGTDFYYENMVELAEKLAALAPGPDPKRVYFGNSGAEAIEAALKMARYHTGRDKFVAFLGGFHGRTIGALSLTGSKSVQKKGFAPLLGGVTHIPYAYCYRCAYGKQPDTCAVECVQVLEKQLFPTILPAEEVAAVFVEPVQGEGGYVVPPRKFFDELRAVCDRHGILLVADEVQCGMGRTGKLFASEHFGLEPDIVALAKGIASGLPLSATVAKAQYMQWKPGAHASTFGGNPVSVAASLATIELLEQELIENSAGIGAHMRQRMDTWVSRYPVIGDVRGLGLMLAFEVVKDQGNKERAPELRNRIEQLAFERGVLVLGAGQNSIRLSPPLVLTKEQADYALDVLEECIQAVCG